Genomic window (Chryseobacterium sp. H1D6B):
CCGGCACAAAAAGAATTTGATAAGCCGGTCTATCTTCTTCTAGGACCTAGCACAGCAAGCGCCGCAGAGATTTTTGCATTGGGAGCACTGGATTATCCTAATATTACACGCATCGGAAGCAGAACCTCAGGAATATTCTCTGAGATCCTGTGGAAAGAACTGCCGAACGGATGGGAATTCAGCCTCTCCAACGAGATCTATACCGATAAAAAGGGAAAAACTTACGAAGGAACCGGGATTCCTGTAACGATAGAAATGGATTACCCAAGAAAACATCCTGATTTTAATAAAAGCTTTTACCCCGATGAGATCTTCAGGGATAAAGCGCTGGATAAAGTATTGGAACTGGAGAAATTGAGAAAATAGAGGAGAAGTCACCACATAAGTTTCTGAAAAACAAAAAGAAACCATAATAGAGAAAGTACTGCTTTAACTGAGCGGTATTTTTTATTGGAGGCCGTTTATTTTAAAAACCACAATTCAAAACTGCTTCCTTCTTCAAGTCCTTGGTAGTTGAGGTAGCCTCCATGGGCTTCCATGATGCTTTTGGTAAGGGTAAGCCCGATTCCTGAACCATTGGCTCTCGTTGTAAAAAACGGAAGAAAAATCTTGTCTTTAATTTCAGGAGTGATACCCGAGCCGTTATCGGTAATGCTTACAATAATTCTGTTATTTTGGGATCTGGCGGTTGTTTTTATGATCTTTTGCTCTTTTTCAGAAACTGCAGATATGGCATTGAGATAAAGGTTGATAAGGCTCCGCTCAATCATTTTTTCATCCGCTGAAACTATAAAATCTTCTATTTCCTGAACGATAGAAATCTTATTTTTTTCAAATTCAGGTTTTAAAAAGCTCAACGCAGATTCAATTATTTTTTTTAGGGAAACGTCTGCCGTAACGGGTTTAGGAAGTTCTGCCACCTGGCGGTAGTCATCTACAAAGTGCAGGAGCTGTTTAGATTTTGAATTAATAATCATCAGGCTTTCCTTCATTTCCTGCTGGTCTTCTTTATCTACAGTTTCCTGGTTGCAGAGATATTCCAGATTCTGGATCAGGCTGTTCACCGGGGTCAGGGTGTTCAGAAGCTCGTGAGAGATCACTTTCATCAGATTGTTCCAGGCCAGCTTTTCTTTCTGTTCGATAATTTTCTGAAGAGACTCCATCGTGATAATGTAAAAACGGTGCTGGGTATTTTTCACCTGTTTGGTTCTGAGCGAAAATGACTGTTTGGAATTGCCGCGGATCGAAACATCGAAAAATTCCTGTGAACTGCTGTAGCCGGTATCTTCAATGATTTTATAAAACTCGGGAACTTTCGGTGCATACATTTTCCATGTATTGTATTTGGGAACCTGCAGGATATCGAGAAAAGCATTATTTACATAAAATACATTCCAGTCCTGATCTTTTTCTGAAAGGATCATCAGCCCTGTCTCCATCTGGTCCAGAATGCTCTCATAAAGCAGTTTGTAAGAAGATAAAGAAAACTGTTCTTCTTTGCTCTGGTAATATAAACGGACACTTCCGTCGAAAAGTTCTGTTCTGTTTTCTTTTGGAAATAATGAAAAATCTTTATTGCGGATGGAGGAGATGATCTTTTCAGTTTTTGCAGCCTGAGAAGCCGCGGAGGAATGTATTAAAGCAAGAAAAACAACCATTACTGCCGCAAAAAGAACCCCGTTGATCCATTCCTTTTCTAAAAAGAAGTGATAGCATGAAATTCCGCTGCTTACTGCAAGTAAGCTGTAGATCAGCCAAGAATAATTATTTCTCATGAGTTTCCTTATATTTTTTTGCTGTAATAATAATTTGATAGCAACTCCTTAATTTAGTTTAATGTCCTGATTGAAATCTCAGGTCTCATATCTATCTCCAGTATCTCATCTGCTTATAATCCAAATTTTTCCATTCTCCTGTAAAGTGCCGCCCGGGAAAGTCCCAGATCTTCTGCAGCCAGAGAAATATTTCCGGTATGTTTTTTCAATGCTTTTTTGATCAGTATTTCTTCCATTTCTTCAATGTTAAGATTGATAATGGTATGTTCATCTTCTTCCGGCTGGGGCATTAATAACTGCAGGTTATTATCATTGGACAGAATAACACTTCTTTCCAGACAGTGGTCGAGTTCACGGATATTTCCCGGCCATGGATATTTTTTTAAAGCAAGCAGTAAATCATCGGTAAGTGCAAGATGCTGCTGATGGTATTTTTGTTTATACCGTTCCAAAAAATAATGGGCTAAAAGACCAATATCTTCCTGTCTCTCCCTTAAAGCCGGAATCTGAATTTCCACAGTATTGATCCTGTAATAGAGATCCTGACGGAAACGGTTTTCAGCAACGGCTTTTTTAAGATTTTCATTGGTGGCAAAAATGAAACGGACATCTAATAAACGTTCCTTAGATTCTCCCAGTCTCGATAATTTTCTGTTCTGGATCAGGCTTAAAAGTTTCGTCTGAAGCTGAAGAGGCAGATTTCCGATCTCATCCAGAAAAACTGTTCCGTTCTGCGCATTCTCTATTTTTCCGGCATAATCCTGATGAGCATCTGTAAACGCTCCTTTTTTATACCCGAACAGTTCAGATTCAAAAAGGCTCTCCGAAATACTTCCCAGATCAATATGAACAAACGGCTGGTTTTTTCTTTCAGACTGCTCATGGATAGATTCCGCCAGTACATATTTTCCGGTCCCGTTTTCTCCCAAAAGCAGCACATTGGCATCGGTGGGTGCTACTTTTCTTATCTGTTCAAGAACTTCCTGCATTTTCAGTGAACGGCTGTCCAATTGATACTGATTATTTTTCTGGCTCACATTTTCCCATTGGCTGAGCTTCCTGTTTTTTCTGGAAATATCAACAGCAAGATTCACAGAAGCATAGAGTTTTTCATTATTCCATGGTTTAAGAATAAAATCTGAAGCTCCGTTTTTTAAAGCCTCTACAGCCAGTTCTACTTCGCCGTAAGCTGTCATCAGGATAATGGGAAGATGAGGTTCAAGTGTTTTGATCTCGTTCATCCAGTACAGACCATCTTGGCCGTTTTCAAATCCCTTTCTAAAGTTCATATCTAATACCACTGCATCGATTTGATTTTCAGTCATGAATTTCATGATCTGAGCAGGCTTGCTGAGGGTGCTGACCTGTGAAAAAAATTTCTTGAGCCAGACCCTTGCAGAGAACAGAATATCTTCGTCATCATCTACAATCAAAATATGGGCTTCTTTTTTACGCATGCTGTTTTTACGAGTGTATTAAATTTTTGTTTATTAAAAAATGTCCGTTTAAATGTTCATTTCCGAACAGAAAGTGTCCGATAATGAACAGTTGGTATCCTGTTCTTAAAAATAATATTCCAGATTTTCAGCCACTTATAGGGTTGTGTTTTTCTGGCACTTGTGTTGTGTAATTGATTGTAATAAAATGAGTTATCTTTAATATGGATACGAAAATAGTAAAAAAGAAATCAAAATTAAAATTTGTTTTAGGCGGATTGGCAGTATTAGTTATAATATCGCTGTCCGGTCTGTATTTCAGCAGGCAGAAAAAAACGTACAATGTTGCAGGGGAAGATATCCAGCTGGACAATGTTACTCGGGGGAAATTTGAAGATATGCTGATGGTTACTGCACAGACGCAGTCTCTTAATTCATCCCTTGTGAATGTTCTGGAAGGCGGCGCGGTTAAAGAAATTTTTGCAGAAGACGGACAGATGCTTACCAAAGACCAGCCCATTGCAAGGGTGTATAATCCCAATACAGAGTTTAACTATATGAATCAGGAAACCGGAATCATGCAGCAGATCAGCCAGATGAGAAGCACACTCCTTGAACTGAAAAACCAAGAACTGGCTCAGGATAAAGAACTCC
Coding sequences:
- a CDS encoding sigma-54 dependent transcriptional regulator; the encoded protein is MRKKEAHILIVDDDEDILFSARVWLKKFFSQVSTLSKPAQIMKFMTENQIDAVVLDMNFRKGFENGQDGLYWMNEIKTLEPHLPIILMTAYGEVELAVEALKNGASDFILKPWNNEKLYASVNLAVDISRKNRKLSQWENVSQKNNQYQLDSRSLKMQEVLEQIRKVAPTDANVLLLGENGTGKYVLAESIHEQSERKNQPFVHIDLGSISESLFESELFGYKKGAFTDAHQDYAGKIENAQNGTVFLDEIGNLPLQLQTKLLSLIQNRKLSRLGESKERLLDVRFIFATNENLKKAVAENRFRQDLYYRINTVEIQIPALRERQEDIGLLAHYFLERYKQKYHQQHLALTDDLLLALKKYPWPGNIRELDHCLERSVILSNDNNLQLLMPQPEEDEHTIINLNIEEMEEILIKKALKKHTGNISLAAEDLGLSRAALYRRMEKFGL
- a CDS encoding ATP-binding protein, translating into MRNNYSWLIYSLLAVSSGISCYHFFLEKEWINGVLFAAVMVVFLALIHSSAASQAAKTEKIISSIRNKDFSLFPKENRTELFDGSVRLYYQSKEEQFSLSSYKLLYESILDQMETGLMILSEKDQDWNVFYVNNAFLDILQVPKYNTWKMYAPKVPEFYKIIEDTGYSSSQEFFDVSIRGNSKQSFSLRTKQVKNTQHRFYIITMESLQKIIEQKEKLAWNNLMKVISHELLNTLTPVNSLIQNLEYLCNQETVDKEDQQEMKESLMIINSKSKQLLHFVDDYRQVAELPKPVTADVSLKKIIESALSFLKPEFEKNKISIVQEIEDFIVSADEKMIERSLINLYLNAISAVSEKEQKIIKTTARSQNNRIIVSITDNGSGITPEIKDKIFLPFFTTRANGSGIGLTLTKSIMEAHGGYLNYQGLEEGSSFELWFLK